atttattgtacaaaacAAGCTAAATCCGCCTTACGTAACTAACAAGGGGACTCGTCGCCAACCTCTatggattttgatgaaatttgaaGATTACGttacaattgaaatatctcTTACAAATAcgcattttaaaaaaataatttatatctgCATTGTAAAAGATTGAAAGCGGTTTTCTGAAAAGGTTGACTCGTAGACTGAAGGTCTTGAAGTTTTCATTGTTTACAGTGTATTATCAAGAGATGTTCTACAAGACAGATTTACAGTTAGAAATTTCATCAAGCTCAATAGGTAAGTTGTGCGACTCTGATAAGTTAGCTTCCTAAGAAAGAATGAAAATTTTCGTTCGCAACGCGGAGAACACGCGTTAGAAGTGTGCGATTAATGCCTCCTCATCGAGAAACCAACTGTTTCGTTATAACAGATGCCGCCACAGCTGCTTAGAGCAAGTAGAATTCCTACTTAATTAAAAAACATATCTTACCAAAAGCGAGATTGAGAAAATGAGGGGGGAGTGATCGAATACAAAGCGAGTTCATGACGAATAAAAGTACAAATACGTTAGGACAGAAACACATTGCCACATTGCACAGGCTCACATTGCTTTACCAactttgaatacaaattttaattgCACATTGGTAGACTGCAGATATTTGCATAATTGTTCCTGTCCTATGAACGCACGTGTCTACATCTTGAAGTCAGTGTCGCGTATAAGGGACAATGTGTTTATGCGAACCCTGATTATACacacattatttaaaaaaaaaaaacaaaatccaCATAGATTTCGAATTACcgataaattttcaaataatcgtCACACGTCAGGTATCAGGTTTGTTACGTCACCCAACTGTCATACATTCTCCCGCGTGATTTTGTTACGGAGAGAAAGTATGCTGACACATCGAGAAGACCCGAGTGATCCTTGACTAGATGGCGATCTTTTCGAAAATTGCGCGTTATGATGTAATCCCATTAACGAATAAAAGGCATTCTTATCAATTAATAATCTCATTGTCATACTATTTCTACGTGTATCTGCGTAATATAAAATCGGGGAACTATATGCGTAGTAGATAATCATAGAGGAACTCTTAGCTGATTACAACAATAGCTAAAAGGGGATTCGTTtcgatcttcttcttctttttttttttttgctctgACTAGTACTACCGGTACATGTTGGTTGGTTGATTAGCATTTGCGAAAAGATTGCATCGAAAGAAAATGGTCACGCATCACGAAGTGTAAGAATCTCCATTCGGAACAAAAATGAAAGTATAAACAGCGCAAGAAGAATTTTGGTGAACAGGGACGCCGTGCGTCGAGTCaccgataataataataaaaaaaataccgAGAACGCGTCGTACTGTTCACTTCGATTTATAGTAATCAATCAAACAAAATCCTCGCGAACAGAAAATCATACGTTCTTCATAATCCGAGCTTCATATTCATTTCCATCGAGATTAATATATTCGCGTTACGCCTGACATCGTAACGCGAGTATTTAATCGTATTCAACGCGGCCTTTCAATGAGCAACCGATTTGAATTAGCTGCTGCACCTTAGCCTCCTAATAATCTAACTTCTGTAAAAACTCTGAAAACAATCAACAAAGACGTGTAAATTCGCTAAAAACAAGTAAAGAGGTAAACGCAATTCTCCTACTGTCTTTTTGAAAACGTCTGGGAGCGACACTTTCTCGGGAATGATTCTGTATCATACTCCCGTTAATACTCGGAGTTCTGACGTTGCGATTTCTCTTCGTCGCCCGTATTCGTGCTGCCGCCGGCTGTTTCGTCCAACGTTTCAGGATCTGCTGAAAGTTTCAAAATCGCGTTCATAACTGTATTCGTAGAATGCGAGGTGTAACACTGAATTTCTAATAACGTCAGTTTCAACGCAGAAAATGCAGAGAGTAGTATCATTTACCTGGTGAAGGAGATCCTTTGACTCTGCAGGTATTGTAACTTCCACAATTTAAACATTTCAAACCTACAACGTGAAACTTTACTGTCGACTCCTGTAACATTAACAAAATCCAATGAAATTAGCTATTGTTCTACAATCAAAGAAGATATACGTCTGACAGTTAATATGCTGTACCTCGTGGCAGTCTTTACAGAGAATATCAACTTTATAATCTCTATATTCTTCTGGCATTGGTGTTAATGACACTTCCATGTCTAAAAATCTCCATAAGTCAGTCATATCTAGAAGAGACACTTGGCAAATGGGGCATGCGTAATGTCCTGAATGTAACAGCTCCTCGAAACAAGGGCGATGCAGTAAATGACCACATTCTGGAATGTGACAGGGTATGCGACTCGTGTGAATGTCCTCCAGACAGACAGGGCAATTTGCATGCGAAACATTTTCCACGCACTGAAAGTATCAAATCAGCATTAGTACTACTATCCATAAAACGCACACGCTCGTGGAAGTGTCTGCTCATCTGAAGCAGGAGGAGTAAATTGGCAATAAAATGTGCAACCGGTAGTACCAGTTGCACTTCAATAGACGCTGCATATTTGCGCAAAGAGTAACCATTGCAGTTTACTAATCGAAACTGTTCAGATTCGTAAAAATAATCATGAATCAGGCTTCTCCCTTGAACGAGCAAACACTTCCGTAACTGCGCACACTGTTTACCGTGTGTCCATTTTGCAACTGAACCGGCAAACACATGTTGCACTTGGCACAGTGGAAAAATCGGGCTCGACCGCCAACCCGACATATCCCGCAGCCATCGCAGTGGTACTGATTCCTGTCTTCGTCGTCGAAGAGATTGCACACGAGACACGTGTATTTGCCGAACCGGCAGTGACAGTTCTGGCAAGTGGCTTGTACCGGCTGACGGGTATCGCACAGGACGCATATCAGCTCCGTGACTTCCTTTCTGTTCACCGTGTGGGTCTCCCGTTCGTCGTGGCAGAATCGACACGTGTACACCTTGTTGCAACAGGGCGTCTGGAAACAAATAATTCGAATAGTTCAATGACCGTTGCAAATCAATGCAACAAATGGTAAGAATAAAATGGCACTAGGCACTTTTCTTCACTCTCGTTCTGTTATATCGACAAACTGCCCTCGGCGACATTTTTGGCCGGTCATAATATTTTGAGTTAAACTTTACTacaagaaaccagaaatttttaactctttttcATGCAATccagtagattttggcgagaaaatgccgaaaatctaagttttaatcctaggagatcagtagttcaaaagttatgcgtgtttaaagttgagcgattgtAAGCGTTTTTAGTAGGtaggggcgccgccatattaGTATGTCCTCAGCGTCGCGCATCgtctaacgagcggagccgctaggtGGCAGCATAAGCACGCAGTGACGTCGATAACATAGATTTGCAAGTGTAGCCGCCCCCTGCTCTGCTCATTGGACAATATCCGAGTACgcaccaatatggcggcgcccttacctgccaaaaacactgaaaatcgcacatcttcgcgcacgcataacttttgaattacTGATTTCCTAGGATtagaacttggattttcggcattttctcgccaaaatctactggattacataaaaaaatgttaaaaatctctggtttcctgaagtaaagtttggACATAAATTTTCCTTGGTTACTGTTAATATTTTAGCCACCGCTAGTCTACTAATAGACTTTTCAATGACTTCTAAAAGAATGATAATAACGGTTCCAAAAGTATTAAATTATCCTGTTATTGCCATTGTTAATCTCGTAGTCTTGAAGGACTATTAGCTGAGTGTATGCACATTACTCTAATGACCCAAATAAGGTAGTGTAGTAAACCGAACGGGGCAATGAGAAGTTCGTTTGCGACCAATTAAGCTCTTCAGGCTTTGATAACTTGAAATgcattaaagagaaaaattgttcggtaGTCGTTTAAAGGGGAAAGTGTTACGCAGAACATACGTGTAGCGGGGCGTTTGGAAAAAGGAATGATGTCTCGAATTGATCAGCTGGTAGACAAAAAAGTTCGTTCAGCGATCCTGGTTCAGAAAATGAAGGCCTCCGATAATAATCCTATTAGCCCCCGTATGAATCCGTCCTTGATCCTTAACCGCTCGATCGTAGCAGACGGTTACAAGCGATCGGCAAATCCGTTCGGCGGGAGCGGTAAACGGACCGTCCACGTGCACCGAGAAGTAGACACTGTCAGTTGCGGTCACTAACTGGCCGTCTCCCGCACGTGGTCGCGTTACGTATTGTTACGAAATTCGGATCAAAAATTGTTGGCCAGCCGAACAATTTGAATTCACTCGGGACGGTTCCTACGAAAATTCTTGATACACGAACGCGGGCAACGTCCACGTCACGTTGAGCAATCTTAGGTTTTTCTGGCCGGTCAGAAGTTTTCTCTTGGACCGATTTTTGCTAAACGGATGTTGAGAGACCCATTAGCGGGGCCGCCAGTCCAAAAATACTCCGATGCAGCAACATCTCTCTTGTTCCTTGTTAGTATACAATAattgttaacacgttcaccGCGCGGAATCTATTTCGAATGGCTCTCCGTTCACGTCAATTGTATAAGTTAACAGACCGCACCGCGGTACGTCCAAGTCGTTTTTCAATATTTGACTAAAATTACCGTAACGTGTGCTTTCCGTGTACGACGTGCCTACGTAATCGCTGCGCTTCTTCAAATCGCAAGCCTATCTAGATTATTCACGGCACCGGTGTTTCTCCGGGCAATATTTGTGGAACAAAGATTTCCAGTGTCTTATCTCCCAACTACCAGGTAAACAATGTAAACCGGCGTAAGCAGGTGAGAAGCCGAAATCATGCGGACGACGCATGCTCCGTGGCGCAGAGAACACCTTCGCTCGGTTTACAGGGTGAATGAGAAAAATCGTAATTCTTGGGATGGACAGTTTTACCTATTAATAACTTtagtaacttttttaaaatgagTTCAAGGGTGAGCTCGAGGGTGACAGCCCTTACGTGatcactaggctgcggattttacgcatttatagcaAACACGGGCGGGTGTCGTTGCAGacaataaaaagattacaagaatttaagagtgCCAATACTTCTTTCTCGATTAACGATCTCCTCCTTTTTTTCTCGCGTTGTCTCCCCCTTAGAATCATCCGCATATGTATACTTTTTTTCCAGGGTGTGTGCTTCTCCCCCGAGATGACGCTGAAGCACCGATCGCTACCAACAGTACACGACATTTGACTTATCGCGGCAATTGGTAAGCAACACTTTGAAAGAGGGCGTCCCGTTACACAACACGACGAAACATCATCGATCTGTTTGCTATGTACACATGCGCTACGCACACACGCGCGTCACGGTACACTGCATTCGCTTGATACGTTTCGCCCTAGACGAAACGTGTGACGGAGAAAATTCCCTTTCCTAGATGCGCAAGAAAAATGCGCGTGACATCAGTCATCCGAGAACGCAGGCAGACGCGGCTTCTGCGGCTGACTGATACCGGTAATTGACAACTGACATACCGAGCGACTGTTCGGTTTACGCTGCCCCCTTTTTCGGTTCGGAAACAATGTTTTCGAATCGTACGTTCATAATCGATAATTACACTTATTGAAGGCAGTCGTCGTGCTCGCGATACGGCAACTGGACGGAGAACGTCCGTGCAGATTCGGAATTTCGAAAAACAATTTTCTACGAGTAATAAAAGCTTTTTCTCTTCAACAGCTTGCAGAAATTTTCATGTTTGCGCAACAGAGGGACTTCACGCTTctaatgttcattatgctttaaatattagcataattaatatgggcacgGTGATTGGTACCCCTACAGtagttgggtcccttatcctatagaTTTTCTAGGAGCAGCATGCGTTTCGCATAGGGCGGAACGAATCGTATCTCGCTGCATGGTCATAAACATGCGACACGTTTCTGTGTTTACACGCGACGGGGGAACTGAAAAAGTTCGTCCACGGGCGATTTCGGAATCGCTAATTGCGAAACCGCCACGTCATTTATTGTATCGATTACCCAGCAAGTTCAAGGATAACCGCGGAAGTATCGAACTTCGTGTATATCGGCTGccataaacaaatttatttaattttccgtacgcgatatttatatattaatttaatCTCAAGTGAACCTTACGTAACTTGGTATGAATTTGTTCGGAATAAAACAACAATTCCACGAATATATCATACGTATAGATAGTAACAAATTTATCAGTgcactaaataaataatttcggaGAGTGCATATTGACCGTATCGTTGACAATAGTCCGAACGGTAAACTCGTTTTCTCGAGGAATCCACGAAAATTCTTGTCCTTATCAATCCAGAAGCGGCGTAACGCGAATTAATGATATAATTAACCCTCAATTGGAGGCGTGCGTCACTTACGCAGCAATTTACCAAGCAAATTAATCGTTTTACATAAAGAGCATCGATTAACTCTCGTTACGTCCTATCTACCGGAATCAATGACAAAAGTCGTTTAAAATTTCGGAGTCAATGATGTCCGTGTCTTTTCGAACGCGTACGAAAAATGTCACGGACGAGATCCTTGTATCAAGAATTAAATAGACCATCACAGAGCTGAGCAGAATGTTATCCCAAATAGTGAACGCTCTATTTCGTGTTACATTACGTATACAACCTCGCAAATAAAGTATCTtattttgtttcaataatttttaaaaaatagtattCTATTTGGAGTCCATCGTTGCAGAAATGCCGCTAGATACTAGATACGATTGACTTCTAGAAAATATATTTGATCTCCGGCTTGAAAATGGAATAAAAGTTTGATTTGCTATTGAAGATATCGTTTGATTCGGAGAGTGTATAGCGTCCGTCGGTTTGAGCAATATTGGAAAGGCTGCTGTTCCAAATTCTGCTCGGCTCTGAGGAAGAACTGGCCGAGAATGTGGCGGGTGAAACCACAGGCGAGCGATCATCGGGGAGCCGCGTGATCGAGAGATGTCGAATGCGGAGCGCGGCTGATTACATGCCGACCGTTAACGTTAGAAAGGCACCGAAGCAGCGGGAAGACTCACCACGAACTTGGACTTTCGCTTGTAGTGCTTGCAGCCGTAATCGTGGCCGGCGGTCCCGTCGGAAGACGGTTCTTCCTCCTTGGACGTGGACGCGCGTTCGCCGATGGTCCGCGCTTCGTCGTTACTCTCCATCGTGTCTTGTTGATCCCGAAATTCCTGCCTCTTTCTCCTCCGCCGTCTCCTTTTTTCCATCGACTCACCCGTCCTTTCCAGATTTTCTCGCCGCGTGTCCGATTAACACCGCCCGGTACACagtttgtttgtttaattaaCACGCTGGCGACGATTCGAACGGGATGGCGGACAAAATAGAAGGAGGCAGAGAACACGCTCGGAACACGCGGCGGCCGTCCGCGTATCCCAGCCGCGCGGGTTTACCCGCGGGCGTCCGCGGAACGGATCCGTCAACCCGAGCCGACGGAAAATGTCGGCAGCCTTCTGTGGTTGCTCGCGGCCGAAACATTTCGCCGAGCCATCGCCGTTGTCTCGCGTTTGTATACGATTCTTTACGTCGCGAAGGATTAACGGATGGATCTCGCTACGGTCAGGTTTCAATCGCGGCACGCACGcaagctctctttctctctccctctcgctctctctctctctccctctttctcgctcCCCCTGTTCTCCTCTTTCGTAAACGTTGCATACACGAAAGCAAAGCGACGATGGCTGCTTGTTCCGCGACGGCACGAGAAAATCAAAGCGTCGTCACAATGGGAGCTTTACACGGTCATTTCGGGGGGAACAGCGATCGACACACGACACTTCTGACACCACTTCGCTTCACCGTACTGTCACCACGGTGTAATGATTACAACGGCAGACGACGTCCCCAAAAAAAGATGCAAAACCACGACCGGAAGTCCTAACGACCACTCGCAGAACTACGTCGCAGTCGCTGTACGCGTGTCCGGCCCGCGAATATTTGAATCTCGTAAACCGTGTTCGGAGTATGCGCGATGAATACTATAATAGTTGTGCAAATTTGCAAATGTATACTCAATATATTCAACGCGTAACCAAATAGAAGTAATTTTGTAATCAAAATTCCGTTCATGAAAttgtctatattttttaaatagagcTTTTCCCGACATTGTGGATCAAATATTGCCGCGCTTTCCAACGTTGTCGATTAGATATAAGGAGGTTCGCCTCTTGTTATACCTATATACTCTCTGCTTTTATTTCGGAGCTGTAATGTCGCCCTAAACGAAGTCGCCGCCATCTTAGTAATCACTATCGCGTATTTGAAATTCAGAATAAGAACAtgatcagagaggaaatgagagtgcccacgcccgggattttagtgtccccgctatagtgctgccccctagtctaattttagcctggatcagaatcTCCAGGCTAAAAGGataatgcaggttctggtccaggctagaaagatgatgcagattctgatccaggctaacaATTAGATTAGGCGGCAGCACTATACCAGGGACACTAAAATTCCGGGcttgagcactctcatttcttcTCTGCTTCCATGCCTCGTCTGTGACATAACAGAGCGAAGATCGCAGCGCCATTGCAGCTAAGTTCTCGCGGTCAAGCGGCATACGTGTAAAGAAATTTTGCGTTTATGTAGTTGCCACCTGTCGCTGGTAGCACTGCGGTAGAGAATGAGGTGTGATAGTAAATGATGGGTGTCAAGCCCCGAGACGAAGTCTGTGTAGTTTGATTGCGCCGATCGTTAATCGGGACGTTGCGTCCGAGCATCGTATTGGGTGACATTGAAAGTGTTTCACGTACAGTGCGAAATATACGTTCACCAATGTTGAAATGAAACAGAACTGCGTCATGTCTGGCGACCCAGGGAAATTCTGCGATAGGCACACGCAGTTCGCCCCGCACAGGCTCTGCAATCCGTCGGATTAATGATCAATGGCTTTATTCGAGAAACGATACACGAATAAAGTGCTACTAGATGATACAGAGAAGCTGTCAAGCGTCATTGAAAATGCAAGAGCTATCGACGGTCACACGGTACGGCGCACGCTTAAcgcgtatatacatacatacatacatctgACATTTGCTCGATAATAGGCGACGTTTACGCACATCGAGGCTTAGCCGCGATTTCGTATCATTGAGTCAGGTGAAGAGTCCCCATTATCCGTCGACGTTCTCGATTTTTCTGTCACTTCCTTGCTGATTACCGCTGTATTCTTTCCTGAATTGTAATCGGCGTTCGTTCCGCTGTTTTACACCATTATGCAAGTATTGGTGTACTTACGGGGTACcttgtttttaatgttttcagaaAATAATTTACAACGCAGGATCATTTATAAAATTCGTCGAACGTCAATTTTCATCGATGTTATTTAGCTGTTATAATTAATGAACATATTCGCAGGTGTTATTGTGAATGGAGTAAATGATACTCGGTTACAAAATTGAGCATACTAGTCATAAGAAAAAGCGAATTATGACTCGAGTTCACTAATATGAGTTTGTATTTTATTGTGGAAGAGGCTCCAGGTCcaagtaaattaatttttgttttgtcaACAAAGTAACGTTTCTTGAAAGTCTACAGAATATTTTGAGACACGTCAAATATATTGGGTAGTAGAGATACATTGAAATGATAATAATGAATATAATGTTTGCTTCACTATTTAGGAGTATGTGATCAGAACACAAAGAGGTCCATTACCAGACAAATTTTGGCGAGTCAGCAGACGCTACAATGACTTCTTACAGCTCAATGCAGCTTTATCAATATCAGGCATTGACCTGTACCTTCCTCCAAAGAAAATCATTGGTAATATGGAACCAGATTTTGTAACTCAGCGTCAAGTAGCACTACAGGTTAGTTAAAAGACATGGTAATAAATCAATGAGTGTTAAGCAACAGCAAGTTACAAATCCATATTTTCTAATGctttcagaattttctaaacaaaataCTAATGAATCCTATATTGGCATCGTCCCTTCCcatgaaaaaatttttagatCCGGAAAATTACACAGCACCGTTACATGGTATGATGTAAACTTAATAATCAAAAAATAAGATACGCATATCTGTAGATATACCGAACCGGGTACCCGATGGTCTGGACGGGACGGAAAGGTACCGGATGCTCGAAAATTTCGCGATTCTCGATCTGGAATCctgaaaattctcgagaatcccGATATATTCGAGAACCCTAATATTCTCGGGATTCCCAAAATATTTGAAAACCGATTCCAACTAAAATTCTcgacccgtcccgacccgacattatcgggttctcgcacacctctcgATAAAACTAATCTTATTAATTGACTAATTTTGACTTTCAGAAATAGCTCTGCAACAGGTGTCACTAGCTTTACGCAGCGAAGCAAATTATGAAGTTGGTAAAGCCATTCCTGATATGGGATGGCGGTTGAGAAAGCATTATTACACGGTCAAAAATCGTCAGAATCCCAAGCAAGAATTGCTGCTTGCATGGGTAGAATTTGGCCCGGATAAACACCTGCAGGACAAAGATATGCAGGGTATTTTCAAAAGTTTAGGCACCCTAAAACATAACTATATAGAACCAATTGTGTACCAACATGTGACGGAGAACGGAGCTCTAATGATAAGAAACTTTTATCAAACTGGTACACTGCGTGACACTTTGTGCGTAACTAAACCGAAGCAACCGTTCATAAAGAAGTATGGAAATCCGAAACAAACCAAATCGTTAACAGTGCCTGAAATTGCAATGTATGGTTACCAGGTCGGTTAAAGTATCTCTACATTGCAATAATAATTAATCAATGTAGTGTAGCGCTAAATGGTGTTTTAACGTTTCAGATTTTGGAAGCTTTAGGATTTCTTCATGAGAAAGGTCTGCCATATGGGCACTTGCATACGGGCAACATTCTTCTAACTCAAAGATGTGCTAAATTATTAGACGTAGAAAATGGTTTGCTAGGTTTGCCTGCATTTTATCGGCCCTACGTTGTACAGAGGCGTAAACTTCACGCCACGGTACAGTACCAGTTAACATGTATGTACGTTGAATACCTAATGGTGATTAAACGAAGTAATCGTTTCCAACAGACTCAAGTGGACGTCTACTCGTTTGGGCATGTGCTGTATGAAATGGCATTTGGAAGGCCACTTTTAGAAGCGACGTGCTCCGAATTACCATACTGCGAGGCAAATCTAAAGAATCTGCTCGAAGTGATCTTGTCGCCAGAAGATGTGAAACAAGATCTACCAACAGTATCATACTTGCTGGACCACCCGTTCTTCGAATCGGCCAGACGCGGTGCGCTGGCGATTGGGTCCGTGGAGAAGCCACACTTTAAGTTAAGTAGTCATTTAAAGCAAGCTCTTCAGGATGCGGTCAACAAAGCAGAGCTAAGACTGAAAGACGAACAAAAAGTGGCCAGACATCAAAAGAGGCTTGTTAAAGTCCAAGAGAAGATGAGTTCGGACGAAGAGATGAAAAAACGGAAACAGAAACTGGTGAGTGTATCTTATCGGTGACACAGGTCACTGATACAGTCGTGAATAAAATCGATCTTTTCGTTTCCACAGAAAAAGGAACAAAAATTGGCACAAGAA
This window of the Halictus rubicundus isolate RS-2024b chromosome 9, iyHalRubi1_principal, whole genome shotgun sequence genome carries:
- the Rchy1 gene encoding ring finger and CHY zinc finger domain containing 1 isoform X2, giving the protein MEKRRRRRRKRQEFRDQQDTMESNDEARTIGERASTSKEEEPSSDGTAGHDYGCKHYKRKSKFVTPCCNKVYTCRFCHDERETHTVNRKEVTELICVLCDTRQPVQATCQNCHCRFGKYTCLVCNLFDDEDRNQYHCDGCGICRVGGRARFFHCAKCNMCLPVQLQNGHTCVENVSHANCPVCLEDIHTSRIPCHIPECGHLLHRPCFEELLHSGHYACPICQVSLLDMTDLWRFLDMEVSLTPMPEEYRDYKVDILCKDCHEESTVKFHVVGLKCLNCGSYNTCRVKGSPSPDPETLDETAGGSTNTGDEEKSQRQNSEY
- the Rchy1 gene encoding ring finger and CHY zinc finger domain containing 1 isoform X1 translates to MEKRRRRRRKRQEFRDQQDTMESNDEARTIGERASTSKEEEPSSDGTAGHDYGCKHYKRKSKFVTPCCNKVYTCRFCHDERETHTVNRKEVTELICVLCDTRQPVQATCQNCHCRFGKYTCLVCNLFDDEDRNQYHCDGCGICRVGGRARFFHCAKCNMCLPVQLQNGHTCVENVSHANCPVCLEDIHTSRIPCHIPECGHLLHRPCFEELLHSGHYACPICQVSLLDMTDLWRFLDMEVSLTPMPEEYRDYKVDILCKDCHEESTVKFHVVGLKCLNCGSYNTCRVKGSPSPADPETLDETAGGSTNTGDEEKSQRQNSEY
- the LOC143357279 gene encoding PX domain-containing protein kinase-like protein isoform X1, giving the protein MALFEKRYTNKVLLDDTEKLSSVIENARAIDGHTEYVIRTQRGPLPDKFWRVSRRYNDFLQLNAALSISGIDLYLPPKKIIGNMEPDFVTQRQVALQNFLNKILMNPILASSLPMKKFLDPENYTAPLHEIALQQVSLALRSEANYEVGKAIPDMGWRLRKHYYTVKNRQNPKQELLLAWVEFGPDKHLQDKDMQGIFKSLGTLKHNYIEPIVYQHVTENGALMIRNFYQTGTLRDTLCVTKPKQPFIKKYGNPKQTKSLTVPEIAMYGYQILEALGFLHEKGLPYGHLHTGNILLTQRCAKLLDVENGLLGLPAFYRPYVVQRRKLHATTQVDVYSFGHVLYEMAFGRPLLEATCSELPYCEANLKNLLEVILSPEDVKQDLPTVSYLLDHPFFESARRGALAIGSVEKPHFKLSSHLKQALQDAVNKAELRLKDEQKVARHQKRLVKVQEKMSSDEEMKKRKQKLKKEQKLAQEQRAGNQLSTNGLKQVNGKSPERSDSPTSTSTATSVGTLTPPSLRDAASSKGTIPPPPMPPTIDVADNVPKVTNERAALLGSISNFNKTSLRKVANGPR
- the LOC143357279 gene encoding PX domain-containing protein kinase-like protein isoform X2; the encoded protein is MALFEKRYTNKVLLDDTEKLSSVIENARAIDGHTEYVIRTQRGPLPDKFWRVSRRYNDFLQLNAALSISGIDLYLPPKKIIGNMEPDFVTQRQVALQNFLNKILMNPILASSLPMKKFLDPENYTAPLHEIALQQVSLALRSEANYEVGKAIPDMGWRLRKHYYTVKNRQNPKQELLLAWVEFGPDKHLQDKDMQGIFKSLGTLKHNYIEPIVYQHVTENGALMIRNFYQTGTLRDTLCVTKPKQPFIKKYGNPKQTKSLTVPEIAMYGYQILEALGFLHEKGLPYGHLHTGNILLTQRCAKLLDVENGLLGLPAFYRPYVVQRRKLHATTQVDVYSFGHVLYEMAFGRPLLEATCSELPYCEANLKNLLEVILSPEDVKQDLPTVSYLLDHPFFESARRGALAIGSVEKPHFKLSSHLKQALQDAVNKAELRLKDEQKVARHQKRLVKVQEKMSSDEEMKKRKQKLKKEQKLAQEQRAGNQLSTNGLKQVNGKSPERSDSPTSTSTATSVGTLTPPSLPSSKGTIPPPPMPPTIDVADNVPKVTNERAALLGSISNFNKTSLRKVANGPR
- the LOC143357279 gene encoding PX domain-containing protein kinase-like protein isoform X3 gives rise to the protein MALFEKRYTNKVLLDDTEKLSSVIENARAIDGHTEYVIRTQRGPLPDKFWRVSRRYNDFLQLNAALSISGIDLYLPPKKIIGNMEPDFVTQRQVALQNFLNKILMNPILASSLPMKKFLDPENYTAPLHEIALQQVSLALRSEANYEVGKAIPDMGWRLRKHYYTVKNRQNPKQELLLAWVEFGPDKHLQDKDMQGIFKSLGTLKHNYIEPIVYQHVTENGALMIRNFYQTGTLRDTLCVTKPKQPFIKKYGNPKQTKSLTVPEIAMYGYQILEALGFLHEKGLPYGHLHTGNILLTQRCAKLLDVENGLLGLPAFYRPYVVQRRKLHATTQVDVYSFGHVLYEMAFGRPLLEATCSELPYCEANLKNLLEVILSPEDVKQDLPTVSYLLDHPFFESARRGALAIGSVEKPHFKLSSHLKQALQDAVNKAELRLKDEQKVARHQKRLVKVQEKMSSDEEMKKRKQKLKKEQKLAQEQRAGNQLSTNGLKQVNGKSPERSDSPTSTSTATSVGTLTPPSLPGHKS